One part of the Bacillota bacterium genome encodes these proteins:
- a CDS encoding sigma-54-dependent Fis family transcriptional regulator: MATILVIDDEKNMRWALSQALSADGHRVLTADDGRDGLEQYAEHQPDLVVLDVKMPGLNGMEVLKKLKELDKTLPVLMITAHGTIDNAIEAMKIGADDYITKPFELETVRATIARTLKLASLTREVGLLRQEMQAADIIGESPQFMAVMELVAKVAPSPATVLIEGESGTGKELVAKAIHRQSPRSEGPFIGVNCGALPENLLESELFGHEKGAFTGAVNRKPGRFERADGGTLFLDEVGELPPATQVRLLRVLQERELERVGGTETIPVNVRVVTATNRNLAEMVAAGEFREDLFYRLNVVPIHVPPLRERKADIPLLTEHFIGKYCAELGKPALKVTDEVLAVFSGYRWPGNIRELENVLERAVILAGGSELSTDLLPQELFARKAAVHADFELPEQGVNLEELEKSLLVQALQKTDGNKTRAANLLGISRHTLLYRLSKYDLKDD, encoded by the coding sequence ATGGCGACGATTCTCGTAATTGATGATGAAAAGAATATGCGCTGGGCCCTTTCCCAGGCCTTGAGCGCAGACGGCCATAGGGTGCTCACTGCCGACGACGGCCGGGACGGCCTGGAGCAGTATGCAGAGCATCAGCCGGATTTGGTGGTCCTGGATGTAAAGATGCCGGGGTTAAACGGCATGGAAGTCTTGAAAAAGCTTAAGGAACTAGACAAAACGTTGCCGGTCCTGATGATTACCGCCCACGGCACCATTGATAACGCCATTGAGGCGATGAAAATCGGCGCCGATGACTATATAACCAAACCCTTCGAGCTGGAAACTGTGCGGGCGACAATTGCCAGGACCCTGAAGCTGGCCAGTCTGACCCGGGAAGTTGGCCTGCTGCGTCAGGAAATGCAGGCAGCTGATATTATCGGCGAGAGTCCGCAGTTTATGGCTGTGATGGAGCTGGTGGCAAAAGTTGCGCCTAGCCCGGCTACAGTGCTGATTGAGGGCGAGAGCGGTACCGGCAAGGAGCTGGTGGCCAAGGCAATCCATCGTCAAAGCCCGCGCAGTGAGGGACCGTTTATTGGTGTGAACTGCGGGGCGCTGCCAGAAAACCTCTTGGAGAGCGAGCTTTTTGGGCATGAAAAGGGCGCCTTTACCGGCGCCGTCAACCGCAAGCCGGGCCGCTTTGAGCGGGCCGACGGCGGCACTTTGTTTTTGGATGAGGTGGGCGAATTACCGCCGGCCACCCAGGTGCGCTTACTGCGGGTGTTGCAGGAGCGAGAGTTGGAACGGGTGGGCGGCACCGAGACCATCCCGGTGAATGTGCGGGTGGTGACGGCCACCAACCGCAACTTGGCGGAGATGGTTGCTGCCGGCGAGTTCCGTGAGGACTTGTTTTACCGCTTAAATGTGGTGCCGATTCATGTGCCGCCGCTGCGGGAGCGGAAAGCGGATATCCCTTTGCTCACCGAGCATTTTATAGGTAAATATTGCGCCGAGTTGGGCAAACCAGCTTTGAAAGTGACTGACGAGGTTTTAGCTGTTTTCTCAGGTTATCGCTGGCCGGGAAATATCCGGGAGCTGGAGAATGTGCTGGAGCGGGCGGTGATCCTCGCTGGCGGTTCGGAGCTGAGTACTGATTTATTGCCACAAGAGTTGTTCGCCCGGAAAGCGGCGGTCCACGCCGACTTTGAGCTGCCCGAGCAGGGCGTAAATCTGGAAGAGTTGGAAAAAAGTTTGTTGGTTCAGGCCTTACAGAAGACAGACGGCAACAAGACCAGGGCTGCGAATCTATTGGGCATCAGCCGTCATACACTGCTCTATCGTTTGAGCAAATATGATTTAAAGGATGATTAG
- a CDS encoding PTS sugar transporter, producing the protein MIVGRVFAMAKGMQKFGSAAMTPIAVLPAAALLLALGNLLLELEAVHQVFAVTGGALDGAGAFIIENIGLIFAVGLAIGLADDASIAGFTAVISYVIITGIAGIEAEMGILAGIAAALTAALLYNRFHTIRLHPWLSFFGGRRFVPIIAALASVLVGGALALIWPILDSGIQAAGQWIQSAGGIGIGIYGALERLLLPIGMHHVLNAFVLAVMGEFETISGVLVRGEVFRFLAGDPAAGFFLAGAYPIKLFALPAACLAMYRAARPTQRLKVKGLLIAAAATSILTGITEPVEFAFLFTAPLLYGVHVLLTGSAFWLGQLLGFRHGFGSSAGILEYVLNLHLAERPWLLLPLGIAYGLIYYLLFTWLIKKLNLATPGRLATETQADIKADHETAQKIIADLGGAENLVKINSCLTRLRVTVQDSAKVDRAHLEQLAPVVGKDEALQIVVGTVADELKILVRKLTNK; encoded by the coding sequence ATGATTGTGGGGAGGGTTTTTGCTATGGCCAAGGGAATGCAGAAGTTCGGTTCCGCTGCCATGACACCGATAGCTGTTTTGCCGGCCGCTGCCTTACTGCTGGCGCTGGGTAATTTGCTCCTGGAGCTGGAGGCAGTCCATCAGGTCTTTGCCGTAACAGGGGGCGCCTTGGATGGCGCTGGCGCCTTTATCATTGAAAACATCGGCTTAATCTTTGCCGTCGGCCTTGCCATCGGTCTCGCCGACGACGCCAGCATCGCCGGGTTTACCGCTGTCATCAGTTATGTAATCATCACCGGCATTGCCGGCATCGAGGCCGAGATGGGGATACTGGCGGGCATCGCCGCCGCCCTCACTGCGGCCCTGCTCTACAACCGCTTCCATACGATCCGCCTTCATCCCTGGCTGAGCTTTTTTGGCGGCCGGCGGTTTGTGCCAATCATCGCCGCCCTGGCCAGTGTACTGGTGGGCGGCGCCTTGGCGCTAATTTGGCCCATTCTTGATTCGGGCATTCAGGCTGCCGGTCAGTGGATTCAGTCTGCCGGCGGCATCGGCATTGGCATCTACGGCGCGTTGGAACGGCTGCTCTTGCCCATCGGTATGCACCATGTGCTCAATGCCTTTGTCCTGGCGGTGATGGGCGAGTTCGAGACCATCAGCGGCGTCTTGGTCCGGGGGGAAGTCTTCCGCTTTCTCGCCGGCGACCCGGCCGCAGGATTTTTCCTCGCCGGCGCCTATCCAATCAAGCTCTTTGCCCTCCCGGCCGCCTGCCTCGCCATGTACCGGGCCGCCCGGCCCACCCAGCGCCTCAAGGTCAAGGGACTGCTGATTGCCGCTGCGGCTACCAGCATCCTCACCGGCATCACCGAGCCGGTGGAATTCGCGTTTCTGTTTACCGCGCCATTGCTCTATGGTGTCCATGTCCTGCTCACCGGGTCGGCCTTCTGGCTCGGGCAGCTGCTGGGCTTCCGCCACGGCTTTGGCTCCTCGGCGGGGATACTGGAGTATGTCCTCAACCTGCATCTTGCTGAGCGGCCCTGGCTGCTCTTGCCCCTGGGCATTGCCTACGGACTTATTTATTACCTACTCTTCACCTGGCTGATCAAGAAGTTAAACCTCGCCACCCCCGGCCGCCTGGCAACCGAAACCCAGGCAGACATCAAGGCCGATCACGAGACCGCCCAAAAAATAATCGCCGACCTGGGTGGCGCCGAAAACCTGGTCAAAATCAATTCCTGCCTCACCCGACTACGGGTGACGGTCCAGGACAGCGCCAAAGTGGACCGCGCACACCTGGAGCAACTGGCGCCGGTGGTGGGCAAAGACGAGGCCCTGCAAATAGTAGTCGGCACCGTTGCAGACGAACTGAAAATCCTGGTGCGCAAACTGACAAATAAATAA
- a CDS encoding PadR family transcriptional regulator, with protein MTSTKNCITCRCPRRVHRFIEPCLLLSLRRRPSYGYQLLEDLRDFGFNAEPDTAALYRNLRRMEEEGYVTSEWHPGEAGPAKRYYKITPLGCRLLAEWADAMEVQKHALGQFVEAYKQEFK; from the coding sequence ATGACATCGACCAAGAACTGTATTACCTGCCGTTGTCCCCGCCGGGTGCACCGGTTCATCGAGCCCTGCCTGCTGCTCAGCCTGCGGCGGCGTCCATCGTACGGCTACCAGCTTCTGGAGGATCTCCGGGATTTTGGCTTCAACGCCGAGCCTGACACCGCCGCCCTCTACCGCAACCTCCGCCGAATGGAGGAAGAGGGTTATGTAACATCTGAGTGGCATCCCGGCGAAGCGGGGCCAGCCAAGCGCTATTATAAAATTACGCCTCTGGGCTGTCGTCTGCTGGCGGAATGGGCTGATGCCATGGAAGTGCAAAAACATGCCCTGGGCCAGTTCGTCGAAGCTTACAAACAGGAATTTAAGTAA
- a CDS encoding nucleotidyltransferase domain-containing protein, translating into MEKRVQEQLDIIKEIIINTVPVEQIFLFGSHANGMSHAESDLDIYVVISEDADIREIDAIKLIYRAIRDKKAMPVDVVVSKKNKFDQRKLAPTIEREVVQEGMVLYG; encoded by the coding sequence ATGGAGAAACGGGTACAGGAACAACTAGATATCATCAAAGAAATCATAATCAATACCGTGCCTGTTGAACAGATTTTTTTGTTTGGATCCCACGCGAATGGTATGTCACATGCTGAATCAGACCTCGATATATATGTTGTGATATCAGAAGATGCAGATATCCGAGAGATTGACGCAATTAAGTTAATCTATAGGGCGATTAGAGATAAAAAAGCAATGCCAGTGGATGTGGTGGTCAGTAAAAAGAATAAATTTGATCAGCGTAAATTAGCTCCTACCATTGAACGTGAAGTCGTTCAGGAGGGGATGGTGCTGTATGGATAA
- a CDS encoding transcriptional regulator produces MVNKTQMLKGSLEGCVLKNLSDTPCYSHELCALLQQQGFKSISIGTQGNE; encoded by the coding sequence ATGGTAAACAAAACTCAAATGCTAAAAGGGAGTCTTGAAGGATGTGTCCTCAAAAATCTCAGCGACACACCGTGTTATTCTCATGAACTGTGCGCTCTTCTCCAACAACAAGGGTTTAAAAGTATCAGCATCGGAACGCAGGGAAATGAGTAA
- a CDS encoding class I SAM-dependent methyltransferase has product MARRKADSETIRRRYDRVAFLYDLVESPMEAMGMAKWREKLWQRARGRVLEIGVGTGKNMAWYPPDAEVTAIDLSPKMLARARRRAERDGIDVSLLEMDVEKLGFTDNYFDTVIATCVFCSVPDPVRGLKEVARVCKPDGQVLLLEHVRSSGALLGPLMDLLNPLIVRLYGANINRPTADNIRMAGLKIINETNFSRDIVKEFIATV; this is encoded by the coding sequence GTGGCCAGAAGAAAGGCTGACAGCGAGACCATTCGTCGGCGCTACGACCGGGTCGCTTTCCTCTATGACTTGGTGGAGAGTCCGATGGAAGCAATGGGTATGGCCAAGTGGCGAGAAAAACTATGGCAGCGGGCCCGGGGTCGAGTGCTGGAAATAGGCGTCGGTACAGGGAAGAATATGGCCTGGTATCCGCCGGATGCTGAAGTAACGGCGATTGATCTCAGTCCGAAGATGCTCGCCCGGGCTCGTCGTCGGGCCGAACGGGATGGGATTGATGTGAGCTTGTTGGAGATGGATGTTGAAAAACTGGGTTTTACGGATAATTATTTCGATACAGTGATTGCCACCTGTGTGTTTTGCTCTGTGCCAGATCCGGTTCGGGGCTTGAAGGAGGTGGCCAGGGTTTGCAAGCCCGACGGTCAGGTTTTGCTCCTGGAGCATGTGCGCAGTAGCGGCGCGCTCCTCGGGCCACTGATGGATTTGCTTAACCCGCTGATAGTTCGTCTCTATGGTGCCAATATCAACCGGCCGACAGCGGACAATATTCGCATGGCAGGCTTGAAAATCATCAACGAAACAAATTTCAGCCGGGACATTGTCAAAGAGTTCATTGCCACAGTATAA
- a CDS encoding HEPN domain-containing protein — protein sequence MDNVAQAQQWQRFAAMDLKSAEYLLNMHPVPVEVICYHCQQSAEKYLKGYLVLNGINPPKTHDLDELCKNCGSLLDDFADIADHCSDLNAYGIQPRYPMEVSLSETDMMQALNSARAIQNLVLNVAQEMVHEFRE from the coding sequence ATGGATAATGTAGCACAGGCCCAGCAATGGCAAAGGTTTGCTGCCATGGACCTAAAAAGTGCGGAATATCTTCTCAACATGCATCCTGTTCCGGTTGAGGTAATCTGTTATCACTGTCAGCAATCTGCGGAAAAATACCTCAAGGGCTATCTCGTCCTCAATGGTATAAACCCTCCTAAAACACATGATTTAGATGAATTGTGCAAGAACTGTGGTAGCCTATTAGATGATTTTGCTGATATAGCTGATCATTGTTCTGATCTTAATGCTTATGGTATACAGCCCAGATATCCGATGGAAGTGTCGTTGTCAGAAACAGACATGATGCAGGCGCTGAACAGTGCGCGAGCAATCCAAAACCTCGTTCTAAATGTCGCACAAGAAATGGTTCATGAATTTAGAGAGTAG